The stretch of DNA ctaggtgacggaccttttgcaggagcagatgcggacgttatgaacgtttggcaagctcggtatgatgactacttgatagtttaatgcaccatgctttacggcttagaactgtgacttcaaaaatattttgaacgacatggagcatatgagatgttccaagagatgaaattggtatttcggtctcatgcccgtgttgagaggtatgagacctctgacaagtactttgcctacaatatggaggagaatggctcaaccagtgagcatgtgctcagaatgtctgggcactacaatcacttgaatcaagtgggggTTAATCTTCTGGATAATGATttatagagttctctagtcactatcaccaagttactggaacttcatgatgaactataatatgcaagggatgacgaaaatgattcccgagctcttcacgatgctaaaatcagcgaaggtagaaatcaagaaagagcataaagtgttgatggataacaagaccactagtttcaagaaaaagggccaaaggaaaagaaaggaaacttcaagaaagaatggcaagcaagttgccactcccgtgaagaaacccaaagctagacctaagcctgaaactgagtgcttctactgcaaagggaatggtcactggaagtggaactaccccaaatacttgacggataagaaggatgacaaagtgaaatatatatttgatatacatgttattgatctgtactttactagtgttcatagtaaccccagggtatttgataccggttcagttgctaagattagtaactcaaaacaggagttgcaaaatgaacagagactagttaagggcgaggtgacaatgtgtgttggaaatgatttgaaggttgataagatcaccatcacacactccttttaccttcgggattagtattgaacctaaaataaatgttatttggtgtttggcATTGAGCATgcatatgattggatcatgtttattgcaatacgattattcatttaaatcaaagaatattTGTtatctgtttacatgaataaaatcttctatggtcatacactcaatataaatggtttattgaatctcgatcgtagtaatacacatattcataatattgatgctaaaagatgcaaagttgataatgatagtgcaacatacttgtggcattgccgtttaggtcatattggtgtaaagcgcatgaagaaactccacgcagatggacttttggaatcacttgatgcttgcgaaccatgcctcatgggcaagatgactaagactccgttctctggaacaatggagcgagccactcaCTTATTGAAAacaatacatactgatgtatgtagtccgatgagtgttgagactcgcggcgggtatcgttattttctgaccttaacaaatgatttgagcagatatgggtatatctacttaatgaaacataagtctgaaacatttgaaaaagttcaaagaattttcggagtgaagtggagaatcatcgtaacactagtagaaaaagggccatttgtcccggttctagagggcctttagtcccggttctggaaccgggactaaagggttgttactaaagcctccccctttagtcccggttcttacatgAATCGGGACTAAAGGCCGTCCACATGGCCGCTGTCTGGTAacaccaactgggactaaaggtaTTTTTACGAAAAAATTAATCTTTTttaattttcaaatttctgaattattttccaatttaatctctaatcaccctcatcactactcaatttaacctctaatctctaatcacccctcattattccaaatcatctaactttcgggtcggtcacccatcctctcactactccagcctaagcacgcttaacttccgggttctattcccCCTCATTTCCAAGcttgcacttgttgttttcctgacaatagtaagatgccaatcctattaaccctcaggagtttagcttgagcatgaagtcacacgtttcaccgtttgagtttgaaactattattctaaaaaacaataattatttagtaacactaatatttcttaaataagtagtttgaccattgtttgaccacagtttgaccagatttgaccaaaattcaaaaaaatgaaataattattttgtaacactaatatttttgaataattatgtagtaacactaatattttttgaataagtagtttgaccatagtttgaccacagtttgaccagatttgaccaaaattcaaaaaaactgtaataattatttagtaacactaatattcttgaataattatttagtgacactaatacttcttgaataagtagtttgacctgatttaaccaaaattaaaaaaaaaactaaaatttgagcataactttttttccttttagaatttaaggattctaaaaatttgcaaacaggccgtaggctaTCAAAAttggatgcggattttcgtgctgaacattttgatatattatacgttttttcgACATCATATGCAAAAGTTTAGCCGTTTTACTTTTTCATGACACTTTTTTGCAAAGCATGTCCAAAATttttaattttcctaactagtagatgtagtaatataactacatctcgaaggattttatttttaaagtttttatcattttcttttactttttacaaaactaaaaaggcgatccacgggggggtgggggtagagtttgaaaatgggacctttaatACCGGTTTGAGAcgcgaaccgggactaaagggcattgcaccttttagtcccggttcgtgtctcaaaccgggactaaaggtctaatctttaatCCCGGTTTGAgatacgaaccgggactaaagggcatcgcaccctttagtcccggttctgtctcaaaccgggactaaagggctcatTTGAACCGGGATTAATGCCTTTAGCCGcacgaaccgagaccaatgctcacattagtcccggttcgtgactgaaccgggactaatgggcttatctggcccgaacgaaagccctattttctactagtgtaacaagaaaataaagtttctacgatctgatcgtggaggcgaatatttgagttacaagtttgacCTTCATTTAAAATAAAGTgcaatagtttcacaactcacgccacctggaacaccatagtgtaatggtgtgtccaaacgtcgtaaccgtactatattagatatggtgcgatcaatgatgtctcttaccgatttagcactatcgttttggggttatgcatcagagacaactgcattcacgttaaatagggcaccatctaaatccgttgagatggcaccagatgaactgtggtttggcaaaaaacctaagttgtcgtttcttaaagtttggggctgcgatgcttatgtgaaatcTATGAAAGCTTTTTCCATGCAATGAGGCAACGATTTTTTGTTGTAATAGGCAACGAGGAAAGCTACAACCAGGAAGACGACAAAGTGTGCCCGACGACGACCGGTTGCGAATTTGTTGCAACCCGCAGTGGAAAGCTACCATTGGCGACCAAATTTGCTGCAACTGGTGTGCTGTGGTCCGGCCGACATGCGGTAGTGTGACGAGCGGAGACATGGATGACCACAGCGACATGGGTTTGCTATAACCGGTGCGCTTTTTTTCTACCATCGCGTTGATCGCGTGCTATGAGTAGTGCGGCGACAGGGAGTTGCTACCTCGACGACCGATATTGGAACCGGCGTGATCCATTGTGCGGGTACTGCACCCATCGggaaaaaagcttcaaccttgGTGGGAGAAGGCTTGAACCGTCAAGGACATAAGGTCCTTCCAGCGGGAGACGAACGGGGAGCTGCGAATGGGGCTGAGGTATCAAGTGCATGGCGGAGGGTACCACGGTCACAGCCGGAGACGAATTGGTGTGCAGCGGTCCAACCGGCATGCAGTGGTGTGGGTGGTGGCTGGTGCCTGGTGGTGCGGGTTCCCCTGGAGTCCGCGTGGTACGGAAGAAGATGAGGGTAAAAGACGATTGGATAAGAGTGCTTCCGTCACCTGTTTTTTTTAGTGGTGCTCCCGTCACCTAGTACTTGCATGATCCAGTGATCGCAAGGCCCGCATGCATTCGGCGCCCCGGAAGCAAACAtttcacatatctatatctatatctatactaaTATAAAAAGACTCAAAAGGGCAGATTCAATTAATCTCGAccatcaaatcatgtcaatcGAACGACCTAGACTGTTTCAATGTCGAAGACTCAACATGTTTAGCGTgaagttaatttcatgccaaatataatactaatcacataataacacgcaaataatatcctacttaatatccgcatgcatTTAATATACTttcaaattaacgtgcattgcacatACACATTGACTAGTAGTATTAAGTATCACATGTCCTTACTACAAATATAAAGTGTATTCTACTTTCTACCATCTTTCTCCATAGTGTCCAAATAGAAAGTGGTGATTGATTATCTACCTCTGTAGTGGAATTAGAGTTGTTATGATCTTGATTCATAACCAATGTTTCACTGATCTACGTCCTTCATGTTGAAGAGAAACAACTACATTGTTTATCTATAATAACTGTGCATGATTCCCCTGCTTCTTGGGTACAATCAAACTAACTTGGTCTCTCATGACTTCAAATGTGTTTTACTCATTCTTCTCCATTAATTGGGCATGTGGTTCTATCTAAACGTTTCTTGAAAATCCATATGTTCCAGTTTTATTGTCCAATAGTGGCAAGCATTTTCTGAATTCATAATAGTCATATGCACAGTTGCATCCCAAGTTCTCACAGATATCAAACACCTAATATATTAACATCATATTTCTTCTATTCAAAAAAATAACATAAAAATCTCTTCAATGCTTTTCAACATCCATGTTTTGAAAATCACTAGCCCGTGCGGACACAGAGTTGACTAGTTTTTTTAGACAAACACATGTTTGACTAGTTTTTTTTTTTTAGACAAACACAGGGTTGACTAGTATAACAAACTAACTTTTTCATCGCGCAGTGTGGCCCTTGGCCACCCGTTGTGCAGAGCATTTGGTTGTTCGGCGTTGCCCTTTGGTACATCTGGACAATTCATATATTTTCTCTCTTTCTTGTGATTTTTTTCTGAACAATGCACCAATCACCATGCGTGTAAGCAGGAAGGGAATACGTATTCTGAATTTGATATTCTCTACGTGCTCTCGATTTTTTTTGATATTCTCTAAAACAATAAATAAATAAGCTAAGCTGAACGTATAGGAGATTAATATATTCTCACACTTATTTCATTACACAATACGTACATACATAGTAGATCGGATATTGAGTACACATGATCTATAGTATACCCAACTTAGTTAGAGCCGATGGATGTACTTCTTATCTATAGAAGAGTAACCTCACAGAATAATCTATATCGATATCCAGCAAGCATAATCACTAGCTCTGCTTGATGAGTGTACACCCATCAGTTGTTGCTGTTGTTGGTCGACGCGGATACATCGGCCGCTGGCGGGCATGGGCATGGCGGCTTGGGCTTGGGCTTGGGCGGACACGGATTGGGCTTGGGCTTGGGCTTAGGCTTGGGCGCATGAGGAGGGCACGGCCGCTTCGGCGGGGTTGGCCTCGGCGGCTTGGGCTTCGGTGAACCACCGTGGTTCGGAGGTGTGGGCTTCGGTGAACCACCGTGGTTCGGAGGTGTGGGCTTCGGTGAACCACCGTGGTTCGGAGGTGCGGGCTTTGGCGGAGTGGGCTTCGGGCCTGGCGGCTTCGGGCTTGGTGGCTTCGGGCCCGGGCTCGGCTGCTTGTGGTAGCATTTGTCCCCGCATGCTTTGTAGCATTCCGCCTGCTTACCTGCAAAAACCAATCAAAAGACAGATGATAGCTTATATACGGGCAAGTAGTTGAGAAGCACAATTTGACGGCGGTGTATAGGTTACGTACATGGCGGCAGCTTGACGCAGGTCTCGGAGACGCACATCTGGTAGCATACCGGCGGCAGGGCCTTGTAGCAGTCCACGATGCACGCCTTGTTGCACTTGCAGTAGCTCTCGTACCCGCCGGCGACGTGGACGGCTGCACCACCATCGGTGGGGTGCACGATGGCAGCGGTACCGTCGATggagttgacggggacggaggcgGCCGCTGCACCGTTGTCGTCCACGGCTGTGTGGGCGGCGGGGTTGCGGTAGCCGCCGCACTTCTGCTGCATGCAGGAGGAGTAGCACTGCCAGCAGTGGGCTTCCTGGGGACCCGCTGCCCCCGCCACGGCGGAGAGTGCCGCCACGGCCAGGAGGGCGGCGAGCTTGGCCGCCGCCATGGTGACCATGTATGCTTCGCCGGCGAAAAGTACGTGTGCGGAGACGGAGATCGATGGAGCGTGGATGGCTCTGCAGAACAAAGGTGGTGTTGTATATATACAGCGCGCGTGTACATCTTCTTCGCGGGTACCATACGTCGTCGTCATGCACGCAGATGGAGTGCACGGGGCAGTACGAACTGAACCAGTTGGCCGGCGCGCGTACGTCCGGCGAATTAAGTGCAGAACGTACGTGCCTCCATGCTTAATTTGCTCTTCACATGCGTCGCGCGTGAATGCATTTGGTTAATTTGTTCGACCGTCTCCTGCGCATCATCGGTCACACGTTTTGCACAGCTCTGCCATCCCTCCCTAAACTGCGGTCTTTTCCTTTCCACCCTTCGAGAGAGACTAGCTGACATGGTTTACCTCCTGTTTGAGATCACAAAGTTGTGACCGTGGGAGGTTAACAAAGTTTGCATTTCTTTTCTAGAAAAGGAGGTTTAGAGCATCTACAGTCGGGCCTGGCAAATCCGAGCTCTTATATGTCTGTGGATGCGCCCGGCACGCCCACGGACAGAGTCGGACAACCCCTCATATGTAGGGCCCGGTAGCCACACACGGCTCAAATCCGAAACCTCAAATTCATGCCAATACATGCATGTCCATCATACACGTCAACATCACACGTAAACAACACATGTTGGTAGCGAAAATACATAGTTCGGACATAAAATTTATGATAagtatgttggggaacgttgcagaaaacaaaaatttttcTACGGTTTCActaagatccatctatgagttcatctagcaacgagtgatcggattgcatctacatacctttgtagatcatgcgcggaagcgttcaaagaacggggatgaggaagtcgtactcgacgtgatccaaatcaccggagatcctagcgccgaacggacggcacctccgcgttcaacacacgtacggtcagcatgacgtctcctccttcttgatccagcaagggggaaggagaggctGATGAAGATCCAGGGGCActacggcgtggtggtggatgcaggggtcaccgcagcagggcttcgccgttctactacgagagggagaggtgttgcaggggagagggaggcgccaagactcaagggtgcggctgccccctccctcccccctttatataggcccacctagggggtgcgccagccctaggagatgggatctcctagggggggggcggccaaggggtggagtgccccccaagccaggtggggcgcccccaccctaggattcccaaccctaggcgcatggggtgggccaaggggggcgcaccagcccactatgggctggttcccctccccactttggcccatggggccctccgggatgggtggccccacccggtggacccccgggatcctttcggtggtcccggtacaataccggtgacccccgaaactctcccgatggccgaaactgcacttcctatatataattcttcacctccggaccattccggaactccttgtgacgtccaggatctcatccgggactccgaacaactttcgggttactgcatattcatatctctacaaccctagcgtcaccgaaccttaagtgtgtagaccctacgggttcgggagacatgtagacatgaccgagattggtcaccggtcaataaccaacagcgggaactggatacccatattggctcccacatgctcctcgatgatctcatcggatgaaccacgatgtcgaggattcaagcaaccccg from Triticum urartu cultivar G1812 chromosome 3, Tu2.1, whole genome shotgun sequence encodes:
- the LOC125549445 gene encoding protein PYRICULARIA ORYZAE RESISTANCE 21-like, yielding MVTMAAAKLAALLAVAALSAVAGAAGPQEAHCWQCYSSCMQQKCGGYRNPAAHTAVDDNGAAAASVPVNSIDGTAAIVHPTDGGAAVHVAGGYESYCKCNKACIVDCYKALPPVCYQMCVSETCVKLPPCKQAECYKACGDKCYHKQPSPGPKPPSPKPPGPKPTPPKPAPPNHGGSPKPTPPNHGGSPKPTPPNHGGSPKPKPPRPTPPKRPCPPHAPKPKPKPKPNPCPPKPKPKPPCPCPPAADVSASTNNSNN